Below is a window of Sulfolobales archaeon DNA.
GATATAGCGGGTTACAACGGCCTACCACTGCAGCCCGCCGCCTTAGGCCGCTCGGCCACCCCGGCCCTCTAATATTAAATTCTATTTCTGAGATATTAAGAATTAACGCCTAAGCTTTTAAGATAATATTTAGATAAATATTGTGGAGGCCCATGCCGCTAAACGATCCTGAGTTGATGAGGATCGTTATGGATAGAGTTCTGGATAAAAAGATATGTAGGAGATGTGGAGCTATAAATCCTCTCAGGGCTGTAAAGTGTAGGAGATGTAGAAGCTATGATCTAAGGCCTAGAAAGCTCAGATTTGGAGGAAAGAAGATAAAGTAGCTCTCCCCTACTTTAGAGGACAGAGCTTTCTATGGTATCTCAGGGATAAGTCTGGGAACTGACCTCCTTCCCTTTCAATTCTATAGTAGATCACCTTGGTCTCTCGCATGGTTTAGCCTTGGGCCTGGTCTCCTGCCCATTACCCCTACCCCCTTTCAGGGGCTAGTGGCTATTGTTGCTAGCCCCCATCTATGATCATCCGGGGGCCTGGTTGCCATGCTTGACCGCCTCATCATCTAACCTAGTGCTAACATCAAAGATTATAAGCATTAACAACATCCCCACCCTAAAGGACGAGGCTTTCAGTTGTAATGATTAGAAAGCTTTTATATCCTCTTATTGATTATGTTTAAAGGCCTAGTATATCTAGATCGTGAGATATTTGGAGACTAGGTGGAGAATCTCCATAGCGTCCCCCTGTTTATTGATTTTTAATCATGGTAAGTGGGTTATTATGCTATCCGCAGATCCCTTATCGCAGTAGCTCGCCCCTAGCTGTCTAGGAGTTCATAGCCCTACAGTTCTTGGGCTTTGATCCAATTATCTATTCGTTTATGTGGGTTGTAAGGGCTGAG
It encodes the following:
- a CDS encoding 50S ribosomal protein L40e: MPLNDPELMRIVMDRVLDKKICRRCGAINPLRAVKCRRCRSYDLRPRKLRFGGKKIK